A single Notoacmeibacter ruber DNA region contains:
- a CDS encoding transporter substrate-binding domain-containing protein → MKRVRSLFLLFWVIPACLVLAVTGDLQAQQAPPTQPRLWDETERVDRVDASSVQRLRFLTVLDDPPFSFLDKFGKLAGLHVDLVRAICEELNIAERCQIQALPFEELISTLQEGNGDAIIAGLPATAENRRSLIFTRPYLLPAARFLTSRNELGATQPASFEGRRVGVLAGSTHETLLRRDMPDVDPAVYTREDWMLEDLKSNKIDAVFGDAARYSVWLAGPGADGCCAFASGPYLAPDLFGDGWMIAVSERDRALADALNAALRTISNDQRFEQIFFRYFPLGIY, encoded by the coding sequence TTGAAACGCGTACGTAGTCTCTTCCTGCTCTTCTGGGTGATACCGGCCTGCCTCGTTTTGGCTGTCACCGGAGACCTGCAAGCCCAGCAGGCACCACCGACGCAACCGCGCCTTTGGGACGAGACCGAGCGTGTCGACAGGGTCGATGCATCTTCCGTTCAGCGCCTGCGTTTTCTGACCGTTCTGGACGATCCGCCATTTTCATTTCTGGACAAGTTCGGAAAGCTGGCCGGCCTTCACGTCGATCTGGTTCGCGCGATTTGCGAGGAACTCAACATTGCCGAGCGGTGCCAGATTCAGGCGCTGCCGTTCGAGGAGCTCATTTCGACGCTTCAGGAGGGCAATGGCGACGCAATTATAGCGGGCTTGCCGGCCACGGCAGAAAACAGGCGTTCCCTGATCTTCACCCGGCCGTATCTTCTGCCAGCGGCCCGCTTTCTCACATCCCGAAACGAACTTGGCGCGACACAGCCGGCCTCCTTCGAAGGACGGCGCGTGGGCGTCCTGGCCGGCTCCACCCATGAGACGCTTCTGCGACGCGACATGCCCGATGTCGACCCGGCCGTCTACACACGCGAAGACTGGATGCTCGAGGATCTCAAGTCGAACAAGATCGATGCAGTCTTTGGCGATGCGGCGCGCTATTCGGTCTGGCTGGCCGGACCCGGCGCCGACGGCTGCTGCGCTTTTGCCTCGGGCCCCTATCTGGCACCCGACCTGTTCGGCGATGGATGGATGATCGCGGTGTCGGAACGTGACAGAGCGCTGGCGGATGCGCTCAATGCGGCCCTGCGCACAATTTCCAACGATCAACGGTTCGAACAGATCTTCTTCCGCTATTTTCCGCTTGGCATCTACTAA
- the ppk2 gene encoding polyphosphate kinase 2, whose product MSETKQVAEHLAEMQLQPLDLDLHGKTRHFDIAEPKLPKWIEENAFSSGDYPYDDKLKRKDYEDTLEALQGELVKLHAHMQKTGERLVVLFEGRDAAGKGGTISRFRGHLNPRQARVVALSKPTETEQGQWYFQRYIQHLPTSGEIVLFDRSWYNRAVVEPVMGFCTEAEYEAFLNAVNPFEKLLVDDGIRFFKFWLNIGREMQLERFHDRVHDPLKYWKFSSIDLKGISLWDRYTDYRNRMFEATHTAHAPWTVIRSNDKRRARIEAIRQVLLTADYEGRDPEIIGEPDSRIVKDAATFLAAKR is encoded by the coding sequence ATGAGCGAAACAAAGCAGGTCGCCGAGCATCTGGCAGAAATGCAGCTTCAGCCGCTGGACCTCGATCTGCATGGCAAGACCCGCCATTTCGATATTGCCGAACCGAAGCTTCCGAAATGGATCGAGGAGAATGCTTTCTCGTCGGGCGATTACCCCTATGACGACAAACTCAAGCGCAAGGACTACGAGGACACGCTCGAAGCGCTGCAGGGCGAATTGGTCAAACTGCATGCCCATATGCAGAAGACGGGCGAGCGCCTCGTTGTTCTTTTCGAGGGGCGCGATGCAGCCGGCAAGGGCGGCACAATCAGCCGGTTTCGAGGCCATCTCAATCCTCGCCAGGCCCGCGTTGTCGCCCTCTCCAAACCGACGGAGACCGAACAGGGCCAGTGGTATTTCCAGCGCTATATCCAGCACCTGCCGACATCGGGAGAGATCGTGCTGTTTGACCGTTCATGGTATAATCGTGCCGTTGTCGAACCGGTCATGGGCTTTTGTACAGAAGCCGAATACGAAGCGTTTCTGAACGCGGTGAACCCCTTCGAGAAACTCCTGGTGGACGACGGTATCCGGTTCTTCAAGTTCTGGCTCAATATCGGACGCGAGATGCAGCTCGAACGGTTTCACGACCGTGTTCATGATCCTCTCAAATACTGGAAATTCTCGTCTATCGACCTCAAGGGCATCAGTCTTTGGGACCGATATACCGACTACCGCAACCGCATGTTCGAAGCGACGCACACGGCGCATGCGCCATGGACGGTGATCCGTTCGAACGACAAGAGGCGCGCTCGGATTGAAGCCATACGGCAAGTGCTGCTGACAGCGGATTACGAAGGTCGCGACCCCGAGATCATCGGCGAGCCGGACAGCCGTATCGTCAAGGATGCGGCAACCTTTCTGGCGGCGAAACGCTAG
- a CDS encoding glycosyltransferase family 2 protein: MTITASRRRLAGDVYLPVSDFGRVTEKIAPVAVPGAASPRATLLLHPAARRPFEKCDHRDKLIIRVLIRMSWEPADLRDVIHLARREHVTLEEAVLSSSGLERQRWSATLAEESGLPLVAGIDPARLVLPSDDINSLLAVSWSEIAVGYRLPDGRYVRLVPDSVACAFRLPGEGEDDVCMVAGPSLRKALIERLAERMDRRARLGLFSRTPEYSARQLTNAWQSFLLGAFAVFAALGLLFWPLLVLMTVHVLSSSFFLSCMVLRIMAIPYAGTREVRVNRMAEGADVPVYTVLVALYREADMIGQLLTALGRLHWPRGRLEIRLVCEADDRETIEAIHALRPPAHVEVIEVPSGFPRTKPRALNFALQTCRGEYVCLYDAEDRPHPDQLIEAWQAFRQSAPDVACLQAPLIVTNGGDHWLARQFAFEYAALFRGVLRFLAATRTVLPLGGTSNHFRRSVLDEVGGWDPHNVTEDADLGMRMARHGYRSGVINAPTLEDAPDRFRDWLPQRTRWIKGWMVCWLVHNRNPLRLWRELGPRSFLVSQIFLSGIPGAALLLPIMLASFFIMSVGMVAGSDWLNSFQIALFGVDFMNFALCMGAFLILGARAASWRERGAVMAVLPSLCVYWLIQSWAAWRGLFQLTGRTPHKWEKTSHKPAVERLKGKVTSVSPPERLPHP; encoded by the coding sequence ATGACAATAACAGCAAGCCGGCGAAGGCTGGCTGGCGACGTGTATTTGCCGGTTTCCGACTTCGGCCGTGTGACGGAGAAAATCGCGCCTGTCGCGGTGCCGGGCGCAGCCTCTCCCCGTGCCACGCTTCTGCTCCACCCTGCCGCCCGGCGACCTTTCGAGAAATGCGACCATCGGGACAAGCTCATCATTCGGGTGCTTATCCGTATGAGTTGGGAGCCTGCCGATTTACGGGATGTGATCCATCTGGCACGGCGCGAGCACGTTACTCTGGAAGAGGCCGTGCTCTCCTCTTCCGGACTTGAACGTCAGCGCTGGTCCGCGACGCTTGCGGAAGAAAGCGGCCTGCCGCTCGTGGCGGGGATCGACCCGGCAAGGCTCGTCCTCCCATCGGATGATATCAATTCGCTCCTCGCCGTCTCTTGGAGCGAGATAGCCGTCGGATATCGTCTGCCTGACGGTCGCTATGTGCGGCTTGTGCCCGATAGTGTCGCTTGTGCCTTTCGGCTGCCCGGCGAGGGAGAGGACGATGTCTGCATGGTCGCGGGTCCTTCGCTCCGCAAGGCATTGATCGAGCGTTTGGCAGAGCGGATGGACCGACGCGCCCGACTGGGCCTGTTCTCCAGAACGCCGGAATACTCGGCCCGCCAATTGACCAATGCATGGCAATCCTTCCTGCTTGGCGCCTTCGCCGTCTTTGCCGCGCTAGGACTGCTCTTTTGGCCTCTCCTGGTCTTGATGACGGTTCATGTCCTGTCTTCTTCCTTCTTTCTCAGTTGCATGGTCCTGCGGATCATGGCGATTCCGTATGCGGGAACTCGAGAGGTCAGGGTCAACCGTATGGCCGAGGGGGCGGACGTCCCTGTCTATACCGTGCTCGTCGCGCTCTATCGCGAAGCCGATATGATCGGCCAGCTACTGACAGCGCTCGGTCGCTTGCATTGGCCGCGAGGTCGGCTTGAAATCCGGCTCGTCTGCGAAGCGGATGACCGAGAAACGATCGAAGCCATTCACGCCCTTCGCCCGCCTGCCCATGTCGAAGTAATCGAAGTGCCGTCGGGCTTCCCGCGCACCAAGCCCCGAGCTCTTAATTTCGCTCTCCAGACCTGCCGTGGCGAGTATGTCTGCCTCTACGACGCCGAGGACCGGCCTCATCCCGACCAGTTGATCGAAGCATGGCAGGCATTCCGACAAAGTGCGCCTGATGTGGCCTGCCTACAGGCGCCGCTGATCGTCACGAATGGTGGCGATCATTGGCTCGCCAGGCAGTTTGCTTTCGAATACGCAGCGCTCTTCAGGGGCGTGCTGCGTTTTCTGGCAGCCACACGGACCGTGCTTCCGCTTGGCGGGACTTCCAATCATTTTCGACGTTCCGTTCTCGACGAGGTCGGTGGTTGGGATCCGCACAATGTGACCGAAGATGCTGATCTCGGCATGCGAATGGCCAGACACGGATACCGGAGCGGCGTCATCAATGCGCCGACGCTTGAGGACGCCCCGGACCGGTTTCGCGATTGGCTGCCTCAGCGAACGCGCTGGATAAAGGGCTGGATGGTTTGCTGGCTCGTCCACAACAGAAACCCGCTTCGCCTTTGGCGTGAGCTTGGTCCTCGTTCATTTCTTGTATCGCAGATATTCCTTTCGGGGATTCCCGGCGCCGCGCTTCTGCTACCGATCATGCTGGCGAGCTTCTTCATCATGTCGGTCGGCATGGTCGCCGGCTCGGACTGGCTGAACTCCTTTCAGATCGCTCTTTTCGGCGTGGATTTCATGAATTTCGCGCTCTGCATGGGGGCTTTCCTCATCTTGGGCGCGCGAGCGGCCAGTTGGCGGGAACGGGGGGCGGTCATGGCGGTCTTGCCATCGCTTTGCGTCTACTGGCTGATACAGTCCTGGGCCGCCTGGCGCGGGCTTTTCCAACTGACCGGCCGTACGCCCCACAAATGGGAGAAGACAAGCCATAAACCGGCCGTAGAGCGTCTCAAGGGTAAAGTGACTAGCGTTTCGCCGCCAGAAAGGTTGCCGCATCCTTGA
- a CDS encoding GcrA family cell cycle regulator, whose translation MSWTDERVELLKKLWADGLSASQIANQLGGVSRNAVIGKVHRLKLSSRGRASQKPARPKKPSAPRQPSARTGTATASQRPSVSSVVASQSMPRTSSAGATALKADYAIDEVAEPVFQPAEEVVVPMSRRLSLLELTERTCKWPVGDPLTEDFHFCGNDSGEGTPYCQGHAQLAYQQNTERRRNR comes from the coding sequence ATGAGTTGGACGGATGAGCGGGTCGAACTGCTCAAGAAACTCTGGGCCGACGGCCTTAGCGCGAGCCAGATTGCAAACCAGCTTGGGGGCGTCAGCCGCAATGCGGTTATCGGCAAGGTCCACCGGCTGAAGCTTTCCAGCCGCGGACGCGCCAGCCAGAAGCCGGCACGCCCGAAGAAGCCCTCCGCACCCCGACAGCCGTCGGCGCGGACCGGCACAGCAACCGCATCTCAGCGGCCGAGCGTTTCAAGCGTCGTTGCCAGCCAGTCCATGCCCCGGACGAGCTCTGCCGGCGCCACCGCTCTGAAAGCCGACTACGCGATCGACGAGGTTGCGGAACCCGTTTTCCAGCCGGCAGAAGAAGTCGTCGTGCCGATGAGCCGCCGCCTTTCGCTGCTGGAGCTGACGGAACGAACCTGCAAATGGCCCGTGGGCGACCCTCTCACCGAGGATTTTCATTTTTGCGGAAATGATAGCGGCGAGGGTACACCCTATTGTCAGGGCCATGCCCAGCTTGCTTATCAGCAGAATACGGAGCGACGGCGCAACCGCTGA